A segment of the Filifactor alocis ATCC 35896 genome:
TTGTGATATCTGCAAATTCCGATACGGCATATAGGGGGCAAGCAATATGACAGAGCTGATAGATGGAATATTTGGGGGATACCATGGAGATACGAAATGAAATAGAGAGAGTCATCAAAGAACATACACTGGATAGAAAAAGATGTTTTGAGTGTTCCAAGATGAGTTATCATTCTATTATCAAATCAATAGAACAAAAATTCACGAGAACAAATAACATTCATTGGTCTAATATGGGGCAAGGATTCAAACGGAACTTTCTGTGTCAAATAATTGATGTATCAGAAGACTCTATGTGGGTTCAACAGTTGCCGAAGATCATATCATCTCATGACGATATGGTATATGTACTATTTGAAGATGTCATCCATTTTCAGCCGAAATACTGGATATACGAAATGGGTATTTCGGAGTTGATTTGTATCATTGGAAATGTGAATGGGCTCAATGATTTTTATATTGTATCCAAAAAATTGGATTGGTTAATCAGTGAAAATCATGAAGACATCGTATCATTTGTAGGGGATACACTTGATATTTCCTGCTTTGAATAGACTAAATTTGTGATGACACAAACAATATGGATGGATATGGTTGAACGATAGGTTATCAGATAACAACTTGACGTTGACATGGGTAATAAAATAAATTATTGTATAGAAAGAAATAATAAAATCAATATTAGGGAGGTAGTTAAAATGGGATTGATTGCAAACTATCAATATTTGAGTGATGAAAATTTAAAAGAATTAAAAGAGTTTTCCGGCAGTGAAGATGACCTTATGGAACAAGTGGAAGAGTGGAATGAAGAAGCAGATATTTTGCTTGACATTGACAAAATGTGGGATGTTCTTCACTTTGTATTGACAGGGGTGGACAGTAGCGAGCCGATAGAAAATGACCCTTTGAGCGAAGCTGTTGTTGGAGTATCCGTTATGGAAGGAATCGAAAACTTTATCGCTTACACCGATAAGTCAAAAGTTGCAGACGTTCTATCCGCTTTGGAGGACTTTGACATAGAGTCTGCGATGGATGAATTCAGCATGGAAGATTGTAAAAAAGCAGACCTTTATCCTAATATTTGGGACTATGAAGAAGAGGAAGATGAGATTAAGGAAGAAATTACAGATTATTTTGAAGCGATGATAAATTTCTATCGAAAAATTTTGGAAACAAACGGCAATGTACTGGTTACCATTTATTAGAAACGATAGAACAAAAGAAAAAAACTATCGTTATCACCGAACAGGGAAAAGAACAAATAAGATTGTTTGAATAAGCAGTTTCCCGATTTAGAGATTGTATTCTTTGTGGCAATATGAAAATAAAAATCAAATTACTTAAACAAAAAAGTAGTATTGTAGCTACTTTTTTGCGTCTATAACCATTCAGTTGACTTTCTATTTGGTATGCATTAAAATATGTGGGTGAACTCACATATTTATTTTTTGGAGTAGATAATATGAATGACCAATCTTTCAGTGCGTATTTGCGGTCATTAAGAAAAAATCAAACTCCGATTTTGACTCAAGAGCAATTAGCTAAAGCAATTAATCGGAGCAGCATGATTGTCAATTAGTATGAAAAACGGGAAAATGTTCGTCAGTAAGGCGCGTTGTTGAAAAAATTATTTTCATATTAACCCGTACACCTGAGCAAGAAAATAAATTGTACACCCTGTCATCAGAAATATGCAAAAAGACACCTTGTCATATGGAATCTTCTTTTTTTGAATGTAGATCAATAAGAGTTATATTGGTATCTTCTGTCGAGGATTCATTCTAAATTGACCTATCAGAACGGATTGGTAAGAATAATGAGTAAAAAGACCAAAGAACAAATCAGTTTCAATATGCGCCGTGTCAAAAACAAAGATTCTGAAATTGAATTACTTCTTCGCAGAGAACTCCGGTCTCGTAATTTGTACTATAGAAAGAATGTGAAGACTATTTTCGGAAAGCCTGACATTGCATTTATAGGAAAGAAAATTGCAGTGTTTGTCGATAGCGAGTTTTGGCACGGCTACAACTGGGCTGAAAAAAAGAAAGAAATCAAGAGCAATCAAGAATTTTGGATTTCTAAAATCGAAAGAAATATGCAGCGCGATGTGGAAGTTAACGAACACCTACAATCGCAAGGATGGCTCGTCCTTAGATTCTGGGGGAATGACATTAAAAAAAACGTGACTACTTGTGCCGATATCGTTGAATCTGCATTTAGGGAGAGATGATTTATGCTGTTTACAACAATTGATTTATGTGCTGGAATTGGCGGCATTCGGAAAGGTTTTGAATTGACAGGCCATTTTAAAAACTTGGTGGCTGCAGAAATCGATCGTTATGCTTGCTTAACATATCAGCATTTATACGGCGAAGATGCTGATAATGACTTGACAAGTGAAGAATTCAAAACCGCATTAGAGGGGCTGCACTATGATGTTCTGCTTGCAGGATTTCCTTGCCAAACATTCAGTCGAGCAGGATTGGAAGAAGGCTTTAACAATGAACAGAATGGTGTTGTTTTTAATCATATTGCAGAAATCATCCAACGGACACGTCCAAGAGCTATATTTCTTGAAAATGTAGATAATCTTGTTCGACACGATAAAGGAAATACTTTTCGTGTCATAATACATACTTTGGAAGAACTCTTAAACTACAAGGTTATAGGGGTCACTTATAATGATATCGGTGAACTCATTTATAATGGGAAAGATTTTATTAGAAATTCTCGTAATTTCGGTATTCCTCAAAATCGTCCACGTACGTACATTATGGCATTTAATCGTCAACTCTATGGTGCGGATACACTCCTTGGAATTGGAAATTTACTTCCTACAGAAAAAAACAGGTATTTGTATGAAGATTTGAATTCGCTTCTTGAGTTCCGAGCCGAGCCAAAATACTATATGTCTTCGGGTTATTTTAACACACTCGTTCGTCACAGAGAGCGAGAGCGTAAAAAGGGAAACGGATTCGGATACCGTGTTGTTAATGAGCCTGGTATTGAACACCCTGTAGCGAATACAATAATGGCTACTGGTGGTTCCGGAAAGGA
Coding sequences within it:
- the dcm gene encoding DNA (cytosine-5-)-methyltransferase — its product is MLFTTIDLCAGIGGIRKGFELTGHFKNLVAAEIDRYACLTYQHLYGEDADNDLTSEEFKTALEGLHYDVLLAGFPCQTFSRAGLEEGFNNEQNGVVFNHIAEIIQRTRPRAIFLENVDNLVRHDKGNTFRVIIHTLEELLNYKVIGVTYNDIGELIYNGKDFIRNSRNFGIPQNRPRTYIMAFNRQLYGADTLLGIGNLLPTEKNRYLYEDLNSLLEFRAEPKYYMSSGYFNTLVRHRERERKKGNGFGYRVVNEPGIEHPVANTIMATGGSGKERNLIYDPQEGIAGMTIPPKRTALNNRGIRVMTPREWGKLQGFINYAFLDEEGVDHFSFPSEVSVAQQYKQFGNSVTIPVIETMAEFMVDCFTVLGDIPKK
- a CDS encoding YfbM family protein yields the protein MGLIANYQYLSDENLKELKEFSGSEDDLMEQVEEWNEEADILLDIDKMWDVLHFVLTGVDSSEPIENDPLSEAVVGVSVMEGIENFIAYTDKSKVADVLSALEDFDIESAMDEFSMEDCKKADLYPNIWDYEEEEDEIKEEITDYFEAMINFYRKILETNGNVLVTIY
- a CDS encoding very short patch repair endonuclease — protein: MTYQNGLVRIMSKKTKEQISFNMRRVKNKDSEIELLLRRELRSRNLYYRKNVKTIFGKPDIAFIGKKIAVFVDSEFWHGYNWAEKKKEIKSNQEFWISKIERNMQRDVEVNEHLQSQGWLVLRFWGNDIKKNVTTCADIVESAFRER
- a CDS encoding DUF6756 family protein, giving the protein MEIRNEIERVIKEHTLDRKRCFECSKMSYHSIIKSIEQKFTRTNNIHWSNMGQGFKRNFLCQIIDVSEDSMWVQQLPKIISSHDDMVYVLFEDVIHFQPKYWIYEMGISELICIIGNVNGLNDFYIVSKKLDWLISENHEDIVSFVGDTLDISCFE